In a genomic window of Blastopirellula marina:
- a CDS encoding FAD/NAD(P)-binding oxidoreductase: protein MSHHQILIVGGGTAGITVAARLHNADPSLDIAVIEPSEKHYYQPLWTLVGGGIFRPEESGRNEVDVIPYGVKWIKDAVVAFQPNENQLTTRDGTTISYEYLVVAPGIQINWDKVKGLKESVGKDGVCSNYSINTVGSTWKFIRALKEGTALFTQPAGAVKCGGAPQKICYLAEDHFRLTGVRDKIHVMFTTAGPRLFAVEKYREVLEKVAARKGVDTRFRHNLTEVRSASKEAIYRHMDTDEEIVIKYDMIHVTPPMGAPDFVANSELASEAGWVDVDKYSLQHTRFSNVFSLGDASSLPTSKTGAAIRKQAPVLVKNLLAEMHHEPLTASYDGYTSCPVVTGYDSLVLAEFDYDGQPAETFPFDQGQERFSMLMLKKFGLPALYWHGMLKGRA, encoded by the coding sequence ATGAGCCATCATCAAATTCTCATCGTGGGTGGAGGGACGGCAGGAATCACGGTTGCTGCTCGACTTCACAACGCAGACCCATCGCTCGATATCGCGGTGATTGAGCCTTCCGAAAAGCACTATTACCAACCTTTATGGACGTTGGTAGGTGGGGGCATTTTCCGACCGGAAGAATCTGGCCGAAATGAAGTCGATGTCATTCCGTATGGGGTGAAGTGGATTAAAGATGCGGTCGTTGCGTTCCAGCCGAATGAAAATCAACTCACCACCCGAGACGGCACGACGATTTCTTATGAATACCTGGTTGTCGCCCCAGGCATTCAAATCAACTGGGACAAAGTGAAAGGTCTCAAGGAATCGGTTGGCAAGGATGGCGTTTGCAGCAACTACTCGATCAACACGGTTGGCAGTACGTGGAAGTTCATCAGGGCCCTGAAAGAAGGGACCGCGCTATTTACGCAACCAGCAGGGGCGGTCAAGTGCGGCGGCGCACCACAGAAGATCTGTTATCTCGCCGAAGATCACTTCCGTCTCACTGGCGTGCGAGACAAGATTCATGTGATGTTCACCACCGCTGGGCCGAGGTTGTTTGCGGTTGAAAAGTATCGAGAAGTTCTCGAGAAGGTTGCCGCGCGCAAGGGTGTCGATACACGTTTCCGGCATAACCTAACCGAAGTCCGTTCCGCCTCGAAGGAAGCCATTTACCGGCACATGGATACGGATGAAGAGATCGTCATCAAGTACGACATGATCCATGTGACACCACCGATGGGCGCGCCGGACTTTGTCGCAAATAGCGAGTTGGCAAGTGAGGCAGGTTGGGTCGATGTCGATAAGTATTCGCTCCAACATACGCGTTTCTCGAATGTGTTCAGTCTAGGTGATGCTTCTAGTTTGCCAACTTCCAAAACGGGTGCCGCGATACGCAAGCAAGCTCCGGTTTTAGTGAAGAACTTACTCGCCGAGATGCATCACGAACCTCTCACCGCAAGTTACGACGGATACACCTCATGCCCGGTGGTCACCGGATATGATAGTTTGGTCTTAGCCGAGTTCGACTACGACGGTCAGCCGGCAGAAACGTTTCCCTTTGATCAGGGCCAGGAACGCTTCAGCATGTTGATGTTGAAAAAGTTCGGGCTACCTGCGTTGTACTGGCACGGCATGCTTAAAGGTCGAGCCTAG
- a CDS encoding bacterioferritin, with product MSKSKSIENLQAALSMELTACHQYQLHAAVMDDWGLDLLAARMREEMHEELGHSEKYLERILFLKGDPQMTLQKTPKRAETLTDVFESDLADEKEAIEFYTKASQQAAADSDIGTRSLFESIVLDEEGHMSWLELQLDLIKRMGESAYIAKHMSSPSAG from the coding sequence ATGTCTAAGTCCAAATCGATCGAGAATCTGCAAGCAGCACTTTCGATGGAATTGACTGCCTGTCACCAATACCAGCTACATGCGGCAGTGATGGATGACTGGGGACTCGACCTGCTGGCTGCACGTATGCGGGAAGAGATGCATGAAGAACTCGGTCACTCGGAAAAGTACCTGGAACGGATTTTGTTCCTTAAAGGTGACCCCCAGATGACCCTTCAAAAGACGCCTAAGCGCGCAGAGACTCTGACCGATGTGTTTGAGTCCGATCTGGCAGATGAGAAAGAGGCGATCGAGTTTTACACGAAGGCCTCGCAGCAAGCGGCCGCAGATTCCGACATCGGAACACGGTCGTTATTTGAAAGCATTGTACTCGATGAAGAAGGGCACATGTCTTGGCTGGAATTGCAACTTGACTTGATTAAACGAATGGGGGAATCAGCCTACATCGCGAAGCATATGTCTTCGCCTTCGGCCGGCTGA
- a CDS encoding DUF1641 domain-containing protein, giving the protein MSDVQTSERSMTVADRLNQPETQEMLHRLLDRAEDLDKMLAMTGEVPNLLAIATDLFDSLARQAAEEGIDLQQRVADVLSIVKQLTEPRNMKALQVLANHLPKIQQAVEMSDELPNLAAIATDVIDEWARDLKKDGIDLEQSLKNGLHAALYLGGQIQRDELDRLGYLLRSDVLSEFSVETVGLAGSALSSCRQGSCEHPVPERMGLFGLLGASRDPSTQRALAFAVQFGKCFGTLLEQHHPKACPTTTPSKS; this is encoded by the coding sequence ATGAGCGATGTGCAGACAAGCGAACGTTCGATGACGGTCGCCGATCGACTCAATCAGCCAGAGACGCAGGAGATGCTTCATCGCCTGCTCGACCGAGCCGAAGATCTCGACAAGATGTTGGCCATGACCGGTGAAGTGCCGAATCTGCTGGCAATTGCCACAGATCTTTTCGATAGCTTAGCTCGGCAGGCAGCCGAAGAAGGAATCGATCTTCAGCAGCGCGTCGCGGATGTGCTTTCGATCGTCAAGCAATTGACTGAACCGCGGAACATGAAAGCGCTGCAGGTTCTCGCCAATCATCTTCCCAAGATTCAACAAGCCGTGGAGATGTCTGACGAGCTTCCCAATCTGGCGGCGATCGCGACCGACGTCATCGATGAATGGGCGAGAGATCTTAAGAAGGATGGGATCGATCTTGAGCAAAGCCTCAAGAACGGTCTGCACGCGGCACTTTACCTGGGCGGCCAAATCCAACGAGATGAGCTTGATCGACTCGGCTACCTGTTGCGTTCAGACGTGTTGAGCGAGTTCTCCGTCGAAACGGTCGGGCTTGCGGGCAGCGCGCTTTCAAGCTGTCGACAAGGAAGCTGCGAACATCCGGTTCCCGAACGCATGGGACTGTTTGGTCTTCTCGGGGCTTCCCGAGATCCCAGTACGCAGCGTGCATTGGCGTTCGCGGTTCAGTTTGGCAAATGTTTCGGCACACTGCTCGAGCAGCACCATCCCAAGGCTTGTCCTACCACTACCCCCTCTAAGTCGTAA
- a CDS encoding MBL fold metallo-hydrolase, with amino-acid sequence MLLKYFYDKTLAHASYMVGCQRAKVAVVIDPGRDIQPYLDAAKQEGLKLTDVAETHIHADYVSGARELAERIGAKLHLSDEGPADWKYQFASEYSHQLLHHGDHFMVGNIRFDVIHTPGHTPESVSFVLTDQGGGANKPMGIFTGDFVFVNSVGRPDLLEKAAGIMDTARAGAKDLFISLEKFKELPDYLQVWPAHGAGSACGKGLGAIPSSTVGYEKLFNPGLQYTDEAEFVDYILADQPETPTYFAVMKRVNKEGPRVLGEGAMVPQVEASTITDATTKGTVVDLAPSSVFAQGHVPGTINIPSNMLGAWAGWLVDYDRPTYLIGEKDQIDQAAMILSKIGVEDIREYVLREDVKSAGLLTETYESMEASELADALSNGSVELIDVRTDAEWNAGHIADATHHFLGSLPKSSQEISSDQKVVVQCRSGARSAIGVSVLQAAGLKNVINLKGGYTAWTSAGLPTVQTDTVNVS; translated from the coding sequence ATGTTGCTGAAATACTTCTACGACAAGACACTCGCTCATGCGTCGTATATGGTTGGTTGCCAACGAGCCAAAGTGGCCGTGGTGATTGATCCGGGCCGCGATATTCAACCTTATCTAGACGCCGCCAAGCAAGAAGGTCTGAAGCTGACCGACGTCGCAGAGACGCACATTCACGCCGACTATGTGTCTGGGGCCCGCGAACTCGCCGAGCGGATTGGTGCCAAGCTACATCTTTCCGACGAAGGACCGGCTGATTGGAAATACCAGTTTGCGAGCGAATACTCCCATCAACTTCTCCATCATGGAGATCACTTCATGGTGGGTAACATTCGATTCGATGTGATCCACACGCCGGGTCACACTCCGGAAAGTGTTTCCTTTGTGCTTACCGACCAAGGTGGCGGTGCCAACAAGCCGATGGGGATCTTCACAGGTGATTTCGTGTTTGTGAATTCGGTCGGCCGTCCTGATTTGCTAGAGAAAGCAGCGGGGATCATGGATACAGCCAGGGCAGGTGCGAAAGACCTGTTCATCTCGTTGGAGAAGTTCAAAGAGCTTCCTGATTACCTGCAAGTCTGGCCAGCACATGGTGCTGGCAGCGCATGCGGAAAAGGACTGGGGGCAATTCCTTCCTCGACGGTCGGTTACGAAAAACTGTTCAATCCTGGTCTACAGTATACCGATGAAGCGGAGTTCGTTGACTACATCCTCGCCGATCAACCGGAAACGCCCACGTACTTTGCGGTCATGAAGCGGGTGAATAAGGAGGGACCTCGTGTACTGGGTGAAGGGGCTATGGTGCCTCAAGTCGAGGCTTCCACGATAACCGATGCGACCACGAAGGGAACGGTCGTCGACCTGGCACCATCCAGCGTTTTCGCTCAAGGTCACGTTCCGGGGACGATCAACATCCCTAGCAACATGCTCGGAGCCTGGGCTGGCTGGTTGGTCGATTACGATCGTCCGACCTACCTGATTGGTGAGAAAGATCAAATCGATCAAGCCGCGATGATCCTCTCGAAAATCGGCGTCGAAGACATCCGCGAATACGTCCTACGAGAAGACGTCAAATCGGCGGGCCTCCTGACCGAAACATACGAGTCGATGGAGGCGTCGGAACTTGCTGACGCGTTGAGCAACGGCAGTGTCGAATTGATCGATGTTCGAACCGATGCCGAATGGAATGCCGGGCACATCGCGGACGCAACGCACCACTTCCTAGGAAGTTTACCGAAATCGTCTCAGGAAATATCGTCCGATCAGAAGGTGGTCGTTCAATGTCGAAGTGGTGCTCGCTCGGCAATTGGCGTCAGTGTGCTGCAAGCAGCCGGACTCAAGAATGTGATCAACCTCAAGGGAGGCTATACGGCTTGGACATCGGCAGGCTTGCCGACCGTGCAAACCGATACCGTGAATGTGTCGTGA
- a CDS encoding DsrE family protein, whose product MFRLLVAALVISSVGWCSSVDAQGFRGGRGGGPGGGPGRGPGGGHGPDARQAEDMEVFHYLLENHTKIERTVKELPNGVETLTESDDPKVAAKIKEHVHWMEVRIEKTNPIRRRDPLFAEIFRHTDKIKMNVEKTKSGVKVTETSDDPYVVKLIQAHAMVVSKFVNDGFQEAMKNHPVPGKDGAVKTETVFPAIQGHGGVYQLPTATQQPRPGTKIMVDVTASSDPDKLNPAIEKVARYVNIYAGAGKEKVDANIALVFHGGATLDVLNEAVYNAEFKTEKNPNLELLRDLHHAGVEMYVCGQTLSAKGKSPDDVVVFVDTAVSAFTASVNLQADGYAYVPLAK is encoded by the coding sequence ATGTTTCGGCTACTGGTAGCTGCTTTAGTGATTAGTTCGGTTGGTTGGTGCTCTTCCGTAGATGCACAAGGTTTCCGAGGAGGTCGCGGAGGCGGACCTGGCGGTGGTCCTGGTCGCGGCCCAGGCGGCGGTCATGGGCCTGATGCTCGCCAAGCTGAAGATATGGAGGTCTTTCATTATTTGCTCGAGAATCACACCAAGATCGAGCGGACTGTGAAGGAACTTCCTAATGGCGTCGAAACATTGACGGAATCGGACGATCCGAAAGTTGCCGCGAAGATCAAAGAACACGTGCATTGGATGGAGGTTCGGATCGAAAAAACGAACCCCATCCGACGCCGTGATCCACTGTTCGCAGAGATCTTCCGTCACACCGACAAGATCAAAATGAACGTCGAGAAGACGAAAAGCGGTGTCAAAGTTACCGAAACGTCGGATGATCCCTACGTTGTGAAACTGATCCAAGCTCATGCCATGGTCGTTTCCAAGTTCGTCAACGATGGATTCCAGGAAGCGATGAAAAACCATCCCGTGCCGGGCAAGGATGGGGCCGTTAAGACAGAGACCGTCTTCCCTGCAATTCAAGGACATGGTGGGGTCTACCAACTACCTACCGCCACTCAGCAACCACGACCAGGGACGAAGATTATGGTCGACGTAACGGCCTCAAGCGATCCCGATAAGCTGAATCCGGCTATCGAGAAGGTGGCTCGCTATGTCAATATCTACGCCGGAGCTGGCAAAGAAAAAGTTGATGCGAACATCGCTTTGGTGTTTCATGGTGGCGCGACCCTGGATGTATTGAATGAAGCGGTCTACAACGCCGAATTCAAGACCGAGAAAAATCCCAACTTAGAACTGCTACGTGATCTTCACCACGCTGGTGTCGAGATGTATGTTTGTGGTCAAACGCTCAGCGCCAAAGGGAAAAGTCCGGACGACGTGGTTGTGTTTGTCGATACGGCCGTTTCCGCATTCACGGCGAGTGTGAACCTGCAGGCCGATGGTTACGCCTACGTTCCACTGGCAAAGTAG
- a CDS encoding sulfite exporter TauE/SafE family protein yields the protein MAAALAILFGCIVGFALGLTGGGGGVFAVPLLVYGLGVAPREAVGISLAAVGGTAISGALPRLLRREVELRTGLLFAVSGMLGAPIGSYLSKFLPGDVLLACFAVLMFIVAFRMWQKSKSPATPQAICEPDSTRERSTCQRNENGELIFTSKCARLLILTGLATGVLSGLFGVGGGFVIVPALVLFSGMHIHRAIATSLFVIVLISASGVLSHFVGRNEFPFALTLEFLVGGFTGMYLGGLLAKRLKGPTLQKVFATAVVLVAAFVIVKSTLL from the coding sequence ATGGCCGCCGCCCTGGCAATCTTGTTTGGATGCATTGTGGGGTTTGCTCTTGGGTTGACCGGGGGCGGAGGTGGTGTGTTTGCCGTGCCACTGTTGGTTTACGGGCTGGGGGTCGCACCGCGTGAGGCGGTCGGCATATCTTTGGCGGCAGTCGGTGGCACGGCCATCTCAGGTGCGTTGCCCCGATTGCTGCGCAGGGAAGTCGAACTAAGAACCGGCCTTCTATTCGCCGTTTCTGGAATGCTCGGTGCACCGATCGGTTCGTACCTCTCCAAATTTCTGCCAGGCGATGTTTTGTTGGCATGTTTTGCTGTGTTGATGTTCATCGTGGCGTTTCGGATGTGGCAGAAATCGAAGTCCCCGGCCACCCCACAAGCAATCTGCGAGCCTGATTCAACCCGCGAACGGTCAACCTGCCAACGTAATGAAAACGGAGAGCTGATCTTTACCTCGAAGTGTGCTCGGTTACTGATCCTTACCGGACTGGCCACCGGCGTACTATCAGGTCTGTTTGGTGTGGGTGGTGGATTTGTGATTGTCCCGGCGCTCGTCCTTTTCAGTGGAATGCATATTCATCGAGCCATCGCGACTTCGCTGTTTGTCATCGTGCTAATTAGCGCAAGTGGAGTGCTTTCGCACTTTGTTGGTCGGAATGAATTCCCCTTCGCTTTAACTCTCGAATTCCTGGTCGGTGGATTTACCGGCATGTACTTGGGCGGTTTGCTGGCGAAACGCCTGAAGGGCCCAACGCTTCAAAAAGTGTTTGCCACGGCGGTCGTGCTGGTGGCGGCCTTTGTCATTGTGAAATCAACGTTGCTGTAA
- a CDS encoding ECF-type sigma factor has protein sequence MTNSDVTQILGALERGEAHASDHLLPLVYEELRKLAAAKMSHEKVEHTLQPTALVHEAYMRLVGGGGSWENRGHFFAAAAEAMRRILIEEARRRASLKRGGNHTIVALQEDLLWKSKDENESLLALDEALTRLEKADPDSYKLVMLRYFSGLTVDEAAQSLGISSRTAKRYWSFARAWLQREIERQ, from the coding sequence GTGACGAATTCGGACGTAACGCAAATCTTGGGAGCTCTAGAGCGTGGCGAAGCACACGCTAGTGATCATCTGCTTCCGCTTGTTTACGAAGAACTCCGCAAGTTGGCAGCTGCCAAGATGTCTCACGAAAAGGTTGAGCATACGCTTCAGCCTACCGCACTGGTCCACGAAGCCTACATGAGACTGGTCGGCGGAGGGGGAAGCTGGGAAAATCGCGGCCACTTTTTCGCCGCGGCAGCCGAGGCTATGCGGCGTATTCTGATTGAAGAAGCACGCCGACGAGCAAGCTTGAAGCGAGGCGGCAATCACACGATCGTCGCATTACAGGAGGACTTGCTATGGAAGTCAAAGGACGAGAATGAGTCGCTCTTAGCGTTAGACGAGGCCCTTACCCGCCTCGAAAAGGCGGATCCGGATTCTTACAAGCTAGTGATGTTGCGTTACTTCAGCGGCCTCACCGTAGATGAAGCGGCTCAATCTCTGGGAATCTCATCACGAACCGCGAAGCGATATTGGAGCTTTGCCCGTGCTTGGCTTCAGCGAGAAATCGAACGACAGTAA